The nucleotide window ACCGTGTACTTCCCGATGGTGGTGGCCGAGGCGCTCATGATGGAGCCCACCGAGACCGAGAGCAAGGAGACGCTCGACGCCTTCGCCGACGCGCTCCTGAAGATCAAGGACGAGGACCCGGAGACGCTCAAGACCGCGCCGCACACGCACATCGTGAGCCGGCCCGACGAGGTGAAGGCCGCGAAGGAGCCGCGGCTCCGCTGGCGCGCCGCCCCGGCGGTGACGGTCCCGTCGAGCGCGGTCCCGGCGGCCGAGCGGGTCGTGACCACGGGCAGCCCGGTCGGCAGCCCGTAAAGAGAAACCCGTGGCCGGCGAACCATAAGCAGGGAACGATCCTCACTCCTGGTAGGGCCGGCCATGGCGGACAAAGAACCGCGGTTGATCGTGACGACCGCGATGGGCGTGGACGGGTTCGAGGTGGCCGAGTACCTCGGCGTGGTGCGCGGGATCGTGGTCCGCGCCGCGACCATCACACAGGGCATTCGCGGCGCGTTCGGCAGCTTTTTCGGGGGGAATGTTGCCGCATACGAAGAGGTGTGTGAGCAGGCACGCTCGGACGCGTTCAAGCGGATGGCCCGGCAGGCCCGCGAGATCGGTGCCGACGCCGTCATCGGCATGGCCTACGACGCGACCGAGTTCGCCCCGAACGTGACCGAGGTGTTGGCCTACGGCACCGCGGTCACGCTTCGCCCGAAGTCCGCATAGCAAACTGGTCTTCCGGTTCGTGCGATGAAAACTGTTTGACAGGATAGACAGGATTTCAAAGACGGTCGCGCGCTAGATCCGACCTTCCTCTTCGATCCTGTCATATCTTGTTAATCCTGTCGAAAACCCCTTCGCGCCGTGACAATTTTCTCAAACCGAAGCGCTCTCGCTGTGACTGGCCGGGTAGGCCAAAATGTTACGACCTGCGATCTTCCGGGCGCGTCCACGCCCGTCTGACTTGAGAGGTGATGGAGGTATGGCGCACGTCACCAGCATCGTTTACCGTCCGAAAAAGACCGGCCGTCCCCAAGACCGCTACGAGCGCGTTCCGGCCGAGCGCGTGCAACTCGCCCCGTTCAAGGGAATCGTCGGCGACCAGAAGGGCGGTTCCACGAAGCGCCAACTCAACATCATGCTCGCCGAGACGCTCGCCGAACTCGGCGCCGAGGGCTTCAAGGTCGCACCGGGCGAAATGGGCGAGCAGATCGTGCTCACCGGCCTCGCCCCGGCGGCGCTCGCGGAAGGCACGCAACTCAGGCTCGGCGGTGCGGTGATCGAGGTCGGCATTCTGCGCACCGGGTGCGCGCGGTTCGAGATGATCCAGGGCCGGCCGCGCGGTCTCGTCAAAGGCCGGCTCGGTGTCCTCGCAACCGTCGTGAGCGGGGGCGAGGTGGCGGTCGGTGACGCGGTTGAGGTCGTGCCGAGCTAATCGCCACCTCGAGCCCCGCGACGGCACGCAGGCAAATGGGACGAGTGGGGCCGGTCCCGATCGCGCCTGTCACCACACCACAGCCAGGATGCACACAGGGCTCGGGGTGAGGTCACTTCACGGTGTTCGGTGCCAGATGAACACACTTCAATGACGTGGGAAATCCGTTGACACGCGCACTTTGTAACGCTCTCATCAATCAATTGCAACGCACTCCGCAGGGCCACACATGCGTCGATTGATTGCCCTCGCCACGGGGCTTTTGCTGCTCGTTAACGGAATTCGCGCCGATGACGCCATCCCGGCCGAAACGGTCGTGAGCGTCAAACGCGCCACCGCTTACATCCGGGCTGAAGGCACAAACTGGAACGGCACGGGCTCCGGGTTCGTCATTTCGGTGAATAAAGATACGGTCCTGCTTGCCACCAATTACCACGTTATTTCCAGCCCGAGTGCCGAAAAACGACAACGGCCGGCCGAGTTCACCACCAGCACCAAACAGGTCACCGTAACGGCAGTGTTCAACGGTGGGACCAAGAACGAGGTGGAGTCGCGGGCCGAGGTGATCGCGTGCGATCCCGACAACGATCTCGCTATCCTCCGTGTAACGGGCCTCAAGGCCCCGCCGGCGGCGATCGATTTTGCCAGCGCGCCCGCCCCCGTCGAAACAATGACGGTCTACACGTTCGGCTACCCGTTCGGGCAGTCGCTCGCGACGGGCAAGGGCGCGCCGGCGATTACTGTGGGTAAGGCGTCGGTATCGAGCCTGCGGTTGGACGACGCCGGCGAACTCAGCCGGGTGCAGATCGACGGCTCTCTGAACCCCGGCAACAGCGGCGGCCCGATGGTCGATACCAAGGGGCGACTCGTGGGCGTCGCCGTCTCCCGCGTCCGCGACGGCCAGGGCATCGGGTTCGCAGTTCCGGCGGCCGAGTTGGGGCGGCTCATGAAGGGACGAATGGGCGGCGTGCATCTGACCGCCCGGAAGGGGGACGACAACAAACTCGTCGTGAAGGCCGAGGTCGGGCTGATCGATCCGCTGGCGGCGCTCAAAGGAGCCACCCTGCACTACGTCGTCGTCGCGCCCAAGGGGGCACTGCCGAAACCGGGCGAACCGGTGAGCAAACACCCCGGAGCGAAGTCGGCCGTGCTCAAGTTCGACGGCGGAGTGGCCACGGCCGAACTGACGCTTGGGGCCACCGACGGCGAGATCGTTGTCCAGGCCGTCCCGGATGGCGTGCCGACCGGCGCCGGCCGCGTTCGCACCTTTCCGCTTACCGTTCCCAAGGGTGCCAAGGCGGTCGTGCTCGGCGAACCGGGCGTTCCCGGCGGCGCCGGTGCCGGGGAAACGGCCGCCCCGCGCGGGTGGAAGGAGTACACCCCGCCAAACAAGACGTTTAAAGTCTGGTTCCCCGACAACGTGAAGGTCGAAGAAGAGCAAAAGGCCACGCCGATCCAGATCGACGATCCCGCGCCCGCGGCGCCGTTCCCGGCAATGCCACAGTTTCCAGCCATGCCCCCGATCCCGGCCCCGCCGCCGCTGCCCGGCTTCCCTCCGCCCCGGTTCCCGGCGCTACCTCCTCCGCCCCGGTTCCCGGCTCTGCCTCAACCGCCCCGGCTCCCGAACCTCTTTAACAGGGTCTACATCAACGTCAGTTCGGCCGTTTGTGCCGTGCCCGACGGTCCGAGTTACGTCGTCGAGCAGGTCATCATCACCCCGCCCCGGGGGCCGGTCAACGCGGACGAGATCCACCGCCTGCTCCGCCAGGTGGCAATGGGTAAAGGAGACGCAAAGGTTACGCGTGAAACGGACGTGCAGATGGGGCCGTTCAAGGGCAAAGAGTACCTGATCGAGCGGGAGCGGGGGGCGGTCCGCGCCCGATCGTTCGTCATCGGCAGCAGTTTCTACCTGCTCCGCTCGATCGGCTCCCTCGACGAGGTCCAGTCCGCGGACAGCACACGGTTCCTGGAATCCTGCCGGCTTGAGAAGCCGGCGCCGCCACCACCCGCCGTTCCGGGAGCAACCGTCGCCGGTGGGACCCCGCACGACACCACGTTCAACGACCCTGTGCCCGCCAAGGGTGCCCTCGTCGGGGTCGAGTTCGGTTTGGGGAAAATCGGCGAAAACAGGACGGTGACTGCGGCCCGCGCGGTGTTCCAGGTGGGCGGTACCGAGTCGTACGGCCCGTGGCACGGGCCGGAGCCGGCACCCGCTGACAAATCCAGGGTGGTTGCGAAGACGGGCTACGTGCTGACCGGGCTGAGCGTCCGTGCCACGGCGTTCTGGGTGCAAGGCGTCACCGCGACGTTTACGAAACAAACTGAGGGCAAGCTCGATCCAAAGGACAGCTACGAAAGCGACCCGATCGGCTCCAAAGACGGCCCCGACAGCGTGGCGGTAGGTGGAAAGGCGGAGGCCCCGATCGGGTTCGTGGGCAAGACAGGTGCGCGCGGGCTGAGCGGCCTCGGGTTGGCGTTCAAAGCCGTTGGGGCCCCGCCCCCGGCGCGTGCGACCACACGCGGGCCGCGCACCCACGGCGGCGCACACGACTCGGAACACCGCGAGGTCGCCCCCGCCGGCGGCTACCTCATCGGACTGGAAGTCGGCATGAGCAAGTGGTTCAACAACGATGTCGTCGGGTCGGTGCGCGCGGTTTACCGCACCGGGGATAAAGAAACGCTCGGCGAACAGTTCGGAACACTTGCGGGTCCGGCGGTGAAGGTCGTGGCCAAACCGGGGTACGCGGTCGGCGCGCTGGCCCTGAAAGCCAGGGGCGGGCTGGACAGTATCGTGATCACGTTCATGAAGGTCGTGGACGGCAAACTGGACCCGAAAGACAGTTACGAGAGCGAACGCCTCGGCGGACCCGGCGGACCCGGCGGACGCGAGCCGGTCCGAGTGGGCGGCGACGGTACACTCGTCGTCGGGCTCCTCGCCCGGGCGAACCACAAGGACGTGACCGGGCTGGGGCTGATCTACCCGGACACCAACAAACCGGGGTTGGACGCGCCGTGGCCCCGTGGGCTCCCCACTCAGATTCAAGGCGGGGGTGGTGACCCCGAGTTCCGCGAAGTCGGCCCCGAAGGCTCGGTCCTGGTCGGGCTCGAGGTCGGTGTCGGGCGGTTCTTCGACAATCCGGTAATCAAGTGCGTCCGCCCGGTGTTCCGCGGCGGCGATAAGGAAACCACGGGTGAGTGGCACGGACCGACCGATCAGACGGTGGTGAAAGAGTTCGTCAAGGTGGTCGCCAAGCCGGGCTACGCCGTGGGGGTGCTGACGGTCCGGACGGGACTCGGGGCGGACGGGCTTTCGATCACGTTCATGAAGGTCGTGGACGGCAAGCTCGATCCAAAAGACAGTTACGAAAGCGAATGGGTGGGCGGGAAAGGTGGCGGCGAAGGAAAAGTCGGGGACGGGACGCTGGCCATCGGGCTGATCGGAAAAGCCCGTGCCGACACCGTCAGCGGGTTCGGCTTGCTTCACCCCATTGCACCGAAGAAGTAAAGTGGCGTGCGGCTCGAACGGAAGCCGTGTGCCTTATTGTGGCACGGTCCCGTAATAGACCGCATGAGCCGCCCCGGACCGCGTCACAAGAATGGGTCGTTTGCCAACGGCTCGAGCTGACGCGGCCGGTACGAAGCGCAACGTTCCGGCAACGGATTCCACATACCATCCCAACTCGCGCACGCTGCGTGCGTGTGCGACAATTCGCGCCGATTCTCCTCAATTCCGACCCGGTGCGAGCGAACAACAGAATGAATTCGGGTGTCGGTTCGCGGCACGATCCCCGTTTAACGCCAGGGGAGGCATCCGATGGTTACGTTCTTTCGCGCGTCTGTTCGCGCTTTACTGCTGCTGGTCGCGCTCCTCGCCCCCGCGCGGCACGCTCTCGCGACCGAAACGACCGTGCCGACCACCGCGG belongs to Gemmata obscuriglobus and includes:
- a CDS encoding MOSC domain-containing protein; the encoded protein is MAHVTSIVYRPKKTGRPQDRYERVPAERVQLAPFKGIVGDQKGGSTKRQLNIMLAETLAELGAEGFKVAPGEMGEQIVLTGLAPAALAEGTQLRLGGAVIEVGILRTGCARFEMIQGRPRGLVKGRLGVLATVVSGGEVAVGDAVEVVPS
- a CDS encoding YbjQ family protein; translated protein: MADKEPRLIVTTAMGVDGFEVAEYLGVVRGIVVRAATITQGIRGAFGSFFGGNVAAYEEVCEQARSDAFKRMARQAREIGADAVIGMAYDATEFAPNVTEVLAYGTAVTLRPKSA
- a CDS encoding S1C family serine protease; this translates as MRRLIALATGLLLLVNGIRADDAIPAETVVSVKRATAYIRAEGTNWNGTGSGFVISVNKDTVLLATNYHVISSPSAEKRQRPAEFTTSTKQVTVTAVFNGGTKNEVESRAEVIACDPDNDLAILRVTGLKAPPAAIDFASAPAPVETMTVYTFGYPFGQSLATGKGAPAITVGKASVSSLRLDDAGELSRVQIDGSLNPGNSGGPMVDTKGRLVGVAVSRVRDGQGIGFAVPAAELGRLMKGRMGGVHLTARKGDDNKLVVKAEVGLIDPLAALKGATLHYVVVAPKGALPKPGEPVSKHPGAKSAVLKFDGGVATAELTLGATDGEIVVQAVPDGVPTGAGRVRTFPLTVPKGAKAVVLGEPGVPGGAGAGETAAPRGWKEYTPPNKTFKVWFPDNVKVEEEQKATPIQIDDPAPAAPFPAMPQFPAMPPIPAPPPLPGFPPPRFPALPPPPRFPALPQPPRLPNLFNRVYINVSSAVCAVPDGPSYVVEQVIITPPRGPVNADEIHRLLRQVAMGKGDAKVTRETDVQMGPFKGKEYLIERERGAVRARSFVIGSSFYLLRSIGSLDEVQSADSTRFLESCRLEKPAPPPPAVPGATVAGGTPHDTTFNDPVPAKGALVGVEFGLGKIGENRTVTAARAVFQVGGTESYGPWHGPEPAPADKSRVVAKTGYVLTGLSVRATAFWVQGVTATFTKQTEGKLDPKDSYESDPIGSKDGPDSVAVGGKAEAPIGFVGKTGARGLSGLGLAFKAVGAPPPARATTRGPRTHGGAHDSEHREVAPAGGYLIGLEVGMSKWFNNDVVGSVRAVYRTGDKETLGEQFGTLAGPAVKVVAKPGYAVGALALKARGGLDSIVITFMKVVDGKLDPKDSYESERLGGPGGPGGREPVRVGGDGTLVVGLLARANHKDVTGLGLIYPDTNKPGLDAPWPRGLPTQIQGGGGDPEFREVGPEGSVLVGLEVGVGRFFDNPVIKCVRPVFRGGDKETTGEWHGPTDQTVVKEFVKVVAKPGYAVGVLTVRTGLGADGLSITFMKVVDGKLDPKDSYESEWVGGKGGGEGKVGDGTLAIGLIGKARADTVSGFGLLHPIAPKK